GTGTCACTTTCACCTTGGTACCATAGAATAGCCCGAATTATTCCTCCATCGTGCAATGCTGCATGAGCCCGCGACAGGAGTTGTTTATAGAGTGGGCTGCCACGCCTCCACTCGCTTATCTGTGTTCCTCCAATGGCACAAGGGACCAAGCCGATGTCCCCAATGCTTATATTCTTCTGTAGAACAGAATTGGCAAACGCCAGCCCTGGCCCTATACCGCAAGCTTTTAGGTAATCTATGTCGCGGTGGAGAGGCGGCCGGGCCTCTTCCCATTTATGCTCGGAATTGAGCCTGAGTACTTTTGGACTTGATTGGCATTCAGGAGGGATATATCCATCCCAGACGCCTGCATGGATTCCTCCTCGGCCCGCCATATTACTTTGTCCTGCTAGTATGAATATGCTTTTGCCTTGTCGGGTATTGCCATCAGAGGCATTTTTAGTACTGATCACCAAGGTGGAGCAAGACAAAAGCATTAACCAAATAAGGGAAGACATGGCTTCCCTATGGCAAAGTGCTTGAAAATGGAGGCCATTAATTACCCTTTTGGCTGGGGTATATATAGATCAATATGGGTCCACTATTTAGAAGGAGATTATCTTGGAAGACCACTTATGTACCTATAAACATGGAGAGATAGCCCTCTTCAGCTGTTTCTGTTTGAGAATCTTACGCCAGAAATTAAGAGGTATGCAATTTTGTTTCAAACTTCCGACGGATTTGGATATTCCCATTTCTGTCGCCTATTAActattaaatatagaaaaatgctaattatttgaaaaactacttttcctttttctgaaaagaaaatcaGATTTGGCTGAGCTATGCCTAACAAGATGTTTAGAGGTAagaatgtaaataaattagtacctcctactaattaatcatattgaagaattaatgcgtctatatatgaaaaatatcaattttttaactcttatatatatacaagacttCAACAAATTAacagaataaatttataacttatatGACTTGTTAATTTTGCCTCTATAAATATGTGTGAAATCTAATAGTCACTGCAAAAGAAGGCGGGATTTGGGGCGGGTTTTGAaatggtttttttctttctttttttggaatgGTTACAAGAACACAGAACTTATTTGGAGCGAACTTTGGAACGGGTTGAAATCCTTTCTTACAATTGGCGTTACAAAAGTTTAAGAACGATTTACGGAAAATCGTTCTAACTTGGGATGGTATTTGTACCGATTATTGTAAACCGTTCCAACTTGGGGTGGTATTTGTACCGATTATTGTAAACCGTTCCTAATGTCgattttgtccaaaaaaattttaatttaggaaTTGGAACAATTAGGGACGGTTCTGGAGcaggtaatttattttttaggtaaaATTTTGGAACAGTATTTATAATACTcgtgatttaattttagaactgTTTTTTAATTGGGATCGATTTAGGAATGGTGTTTGGAACATGGGTTATTGAACTTGGAATATGCTTCTTGAACTGTTTTAGTAATAGAATTTGAAACGGTATATGTACtttggaatatatatttaatactgaTTATTTGAAAAGGTAATCtattaatttggaataattCATCCAATTTAGGAGCACTTTTTTTGGACAGACTTTGTAAAGGATATTGGAAcaggtttttataaaatttataatatttttttagcattACTAAACCCATTTttaagttttgaattttataattttttataatttattaatatatttaataaatttgaataaataaataaatttatacattttaataatctttcatatataattaaattgatttaatgaaattttaattaattttatctatacatttattaattgaataaatataaaataataaaatttaataacattctgaaacatgaataattaaaaaaattatattaatatgaaaaagtttttaattataaaaataaaaaaaaatgtaaaacctaatctaaacGCTCCTCGTCAGCATCCTGATTCTCGGCCGTGGGATTTGTCGGAGGCAGTGCTGCAGTCGACGAGGAGGCCCGCATCTCCCTCATCATGTCTATCATGGTCTCAAGGCAGCCGATATGGTCTTCCATGACCGGGTTTGTTGGTGGCGGTGTCGATGGCGAGGTGATATGAATGTGCGGCTGGAGACGTGGGCCTCAAAACTAAGGCCGAACATTCAGCTCTTGTTCTTGGCCCCTACTGCAGCCAACCACATCTATTGCTCCGTCATCTCCACCAAAGCCTCGAATTCGGTGGGGGCATCGAGGTCGTCGGCCATGGGCTGAggctaatgatcctccaccaTCTTCTAGAACGTCTCCTgcaaaccaaataaaattgttagtaCTTTTGTTAAatgtagaattaattattaagaaaaataataatatcaataaattagcTACTTACCGCCACCTCCGCTACTCTCGGCTCGCTCCAACCCCCGtcctctttcttcttgtaGCAGCGCTTGAATAATTCCATTTATTTAGAGGGTAGTCCGAGCTCTGTCTCCTGTATAAGAAAAAGACAGTTAATTTGCAtcatatataaagataatgaTTTAACagacataaattattattactcaCCAACTTCCTCTTGTGCATGACGATTGAGGAAGACCCCCTTCGGTACACTATCGAGGATGTTGTAGGGTTCGCTGCCCGGTTCGCCTTATTCTTTAAGGACTCCTGTGGGAAGTCCTTGGTGGCCCAATACGCTTGGAGCTGGAGATAGACCTTGTCGGCCAGCTATATAGGCCTGACCAGGCTGGACCAGCGATGGAAAGGTCTTCCGAATGTACTTTTCGGCTCACATGTGGAAGACCCGGAACGTGGACTCATCGTCATAGTCCCACCAGTAGGTCATCTGCAGTAATCAGattaaacaaattacattagtgaataaattaaacaattagattatatattagataaaactaaattagtttaaaattaattaccttCATGCTCTCGAACGAGAAATGCTATGGCGGCACCTGCCTCAGACACGGCCATGGGTAGGGAAAATGTCCCCGCACGACGGCATTGATGCACTCGTGGAACCTTCGGCCagactttaaattaatttgatattaaatatttaatattttcaagataaaatagttaataataaaaaaattaggtacACAAACTTACCTCGCGTCATCGAGGCTGATATACTGTTGCGCTAATGGTGGGGGTACTGATGGTGGTGGTAAGGTGGAGCAGCTGTCGATGTGGCAGGCTCCTGTAACTGATCTTCCACAATCATATATGCAACTCCAGATGTATCATCTAGAGTCTGCGGAACGGGGGACGGTGAGGGCGTATCGGTGGTGTGGGTGAACGAAGGGATGCTTCCCCAACCTGAAAAGCATTTGACAGTACTGGTGGTAGTGGTGGGCCACGACCACGACCACGCCCTAGACCACGCGGTAGAGACAGCGTACCACTAGACATTATCtacacaaattatataaaagtattagtctaaatttttggattattgacattaatatgttaatgaaaaagaaaatactattttttttattattatgtaaaaatgataatattggaaaaattagtttatttacattattacgaaaaaaaatattagtatatactgggaatattgttctaatttttttaatttttttttattaatatgtaaaaatattattattgcgGAAATttgtctaaattaattttgtgaatatgtacattattatgtaaaagtGTTAGTATATATTGGGAATATtattccaattttttaattttttaattattatgtaaaaaatttattgatgtgcatattgtttaatatttggcaaattggtctaaattaattaattgcattttattgTAATCGATATTGAAATTGTAACAATACaattcatatgcattatattaaatattcattaacaaaaaaaatatcaaaacataCTAAATTACTTATTAAGCGTGTTTTCAGAtaatataagcaaaaatatcatattttaatatcatttaaaacATGAAATATTGACTAACAACTCTAATATATggagaatttgaaataaatgcatttttttgtagtggatattgaaattttaatgttaatttcATATGCTCCacattaaatacttatttacaaaaaaaattatcaaatgcacaaaattattgacgaagcttatttttagattatacAAACTAAACTACCATCTTTAaatcatctaaaactaaaatatgatattagctaataattctaatttatgatgaattttaaatatttatttacaaaaagaatatcaaaacttttttttgggtaaatttaagtttcattaataaaacaaggtcgtatagtacaacaatgcTCAACTGGTGCTTTCTCTCTCGACAGGCCAAgagatacgccataatctatataacgcacataaactaacagaacgagataaattaacactgataatcctcTGCCTTATATGTTCCACAATAATGGTGGCTATGATATTTGGTGGTCGCTCCGTATGCTCAAAGTATCTCAAATTtcgttccctccaaatgtggtaaatgaAAGCAGCAAGGAGTGCACGATAAGCcataataatgatatattttcctctccattttcttgccACTCAACGTCCCATGACCACTCTCTATTAGGCCATTCAAATCGAACAATCCGCCGAATCGCTGTCAGGCATCTTCTGGCATAACGGTATCGAAAAAATAGATGAGTATGTGTCACCATTGTGCCCTCATCATATAATATACAGGCGCCTAGATatgatagccatggtttatcagttgTGGATAGTTTCCCCAAATTGCAAACCATAGGATGAAATTATGCCTGGGGTTCTTCAGAGAACCCGAGAGTAGTCAAGACCAACCTACCTTGGGTCCCGGTGGGTCCACTAGCCTGTAAAGAGATGCAACTGTAGGTCGTCCCATCTCAAATCGCCAATAATACGATCCATCATGTCATGAATAATTGGCAATGTATGCAAAGTCTCCAAGCACTCAATGTCCATAATGAGAGGCCAATGCCATTGCCCCTCTATAATAACACTGTTGAGCTTGTTCGCCGTCCGAAACCTAAGCAGACGTGGACCCTGTGAGAATCTCTCAATAAGGGGACCAAGGTGATACCATGGATCATgccacaaataaaataaatttccatCACTAATCAGATAGTCCACCATCGTTCGAAGAAAGGGGCGTAGACGAAGGAGTTTCCTCTAGCCCCACGAACCCCCATTGTCAGTGACCGTCCATACAGATTTATCACGTAGCCGCCCGTTATATAACAATTCTACCCAAATTGATGCTCCACATCACATCGAATAACATCACACAACTTCTTGCTCATCAAGGCAAGGTTTAAAGTAGCGATGTCCCGTAGGCCCTAACCCCCCTCCAATGCAATCCTACAGACATCCCTCCATGCTACT
The window above is part of the Sesamum indicum cultivar Zhongzhi No. 13 linkage group LG7, S_indicum_v1.0, whole genome shotgun sequence genome. Proteins encoded here:
- the LOC105166342 gene encoding probable carbohydrate esterase At4g34215, with translation MSSLIWLMLLSCSTLVISTKNASDGNTRQGKSIFILAGQSNMAGRGGIHAGVWDGYIPPECQSSPKVLRLNSEHKWEEARPPLHRDIDYLKACGIGPGLAFANSVLQKNISIGDIGLVPCAIGGTQISEWRRGSPLYKQLLSRAHAALHDGGIIRAILWYQGESDTRSQEDAKLYKMRLAKFFTDIRSDMKLPELPVILVALASAEGPYIDEVRKAQLGLDLPNVKCVDAKGMEIGNDGLHLSTEGEVKVGKMMADAFTQFMA